The Gracilibacillus caseinilyticus genome segment GTTGGTTCTGGATGTTAGGGAAAAAGCAGAATACGCTTTTGACCATATACCAGGAGCGGTATCTATTCCGTTAGGTGAAATCGACAGCCGAATGACCGAGGTAGATCCAAACAAAAACGTGTATATCGTATGCCGCACAGGTAGCAGAAGTAATTTAGCCGCTCAAAAACTAGCAGCGAACGGATACAAACAAGTGTATAATGTCGTTCCGGGAATGAGTGAATGGGACGGACAAACAGATTCGAATTAAGTACGTGCAGATGGAAACAGACCATTCATCTGCTTTTATTAGATATTCATAAATACAGTAGGGGGTAAAAAGATGGCAGTAACCGCTATGAAGTCTGCGGAGTTAGTGAAACGTATAGTTAACAAAGATTCTTTATTTATTTTAGATGTTAGAAATAAACAAGCATTTGAAGACTGGAAAATAGAAGGAGAGCATTTGGAGTATTTAAATGTGCCATATTTTGACCTTTTGGAAGGTGTCGAATCGATTATCGATAAATTGCCAACAGATAAAGAAATGGTAGTTGTCTGTGCCAAACAACCATCATCGGTAATGGTGGCGGAGATGTTGGCAGATAAAGGGATGGATGTATATTACCTGGAAGGTGGTATGAAAGCCTGGAGTGAGCATTTAGAGCCGGTAAAAATCGGTGACATAGGAGAAAATGGCGAGATTTATCAGTTTGTAAGGATTGGAAAAGGATGTCTTTCGTACATGGTAACTTCAGCTGGTGAAGCGGCCATTATCGATGCGACGAGAATGACCGATGTATTCCTGGATTTTGCTGAAGAGAAAGGTGTCCGAATTACCGATGTCATGGACACGCATCTTCACGCCGATCATATTTCAGGAGGACGCAAACTGGCGGAGACATCTGGCGCGAAGTACTGGCTGCCACCAAGGGATGCAGCGGAAGTAACGTTTGACTATCACGCCTTACAAGATGGAGACACGATCACCATCGGAAATGTTGCGATCGATATTCAACCATTGTACACACCAGGACACACAGCAGGATCGACCTCGTTTATTATTGAGGATCGCTATTTGCTAACCGGTGATATATTGTTTATCGACTCAATTGGCCGACCTGACTTGGCTGGTAAAGCAGACGATTGGGTAGATGATCTGAGAGAGACACTTTATTCACGATATCAGGCATTGCCAGAAGAGCTGATCGTGTTACCTGCCCATTTTATGACAAACGCCGAATTAAATGACGACGGAACGGTTGCAGCAAAATTAGGATCACTTTTTTTCAACAATCATGGGCTTCAAGTCGCTGATGAAGAGAAGTTTCGCAAAATGGTGACAGAAAATCTGCCACCTCAACCAAATGCCCATCAGCAAATCCGTGACATTAATATGGGAAAGGTGAATCCGGATCTGGAAGAACAACGAGAAATGGAAATAGGACCAAATCGCTGTGCAGTGCAGTAAATAGAGGAGGATAACGAATGGATAGCAAAAAAATAGTAGACGCAAAAGGATTAGCGTGTCCGATGCCAATCGACAAGACGAAAAAAGAAATAGAGATGGTCGAATCAGGTGATATTTTGGAATTGCAGGCTACCGATAAAGGTGCCAAAAGTGATTTAACCGCATGGACCAAATCAGGCGGTCATGAGTTATGAGTTATTGGACAGTAAAGAAGAAAATGGTGTATTTACATTCTGGATAAAAAAAGGATAAGTAAGAAGTGGGAACCTCTAACGGTTCCCCTTCTGCTTTATCGGAGGTTGTAGGATGGATGTGGTGTTTTTTATCACCATTTTTCTAATAGGTTTTGTTGGTTCGTTTGTGTCAGGGATGATCGGCATTGGTGGTTCGGTTATCAACTATCCCATGCTGTTATATATGCCCGACATAAGTAGGGATTACGGCTTTTAGTGCACATGAGGTGTCAGGCTTTACTGCCGTGCAAGTATTTTTTGCGACGATTGGTGGCGTCTGGGCATATCGCAAAGGAGGATATGTAAATAAAAAATTGATTCTTTATATGGGAATCAGTATTTTAATCGGAAGCTTTATCGGTAGCTCTGGATCACGATTGTTATCAGAAACAGGAATTAACGTCACATACGGCATTTTAGCGTTAATGGCTGCGGTGATGATGTTTATACCAAAGAAAGGAACCGATGATATACCGCTGGAGCAAGTTACTTTCTCAAAAGCTTGGGCAACTGCCTTAGCGCTGGTGGTTGGAGTAGGAGCAGGTATTGTCGGGGCAGTGGGAGCGTTTTTGTTAGTTCTCATTATGTTAGTAGTCTTGAAGATTCCAACAAGAATGACGATTGCTTCTTCTTTAGCGATCACGTTTATTTCATCAATTGGGACTGCGATTGGCAAAATGACTATGGGACAAATTGATTACTATCC includes the following:
- a CDS encoding MBL fold metallo-hydrolase, whose amino-acid sequence is MAVTAMKSAELVKRIVNKDSLFILDVRNKQAFEDWKIEGEHLEYLNVPYFDLLEGVESIIDKLPTDKEMVVVCAKQPSSVMVAEMLADKGMDVYYLEGGMKAWSEHLEPVKIGDIGENGEIYQFVRIGKGCLSYMVTSAGEAAIIDATRMTDVFLDFAEEKGVRITDVMDTHLHADHISGGRKLAETSGAKYWLPPRDAAEVTFDYHALQDGDTITIGNVAIDIQPLYTPGHTAGSTSFIIEDRYLLTGDILFIDSIGRPDLAGKADDWVDDLRETLYSRYQALPEELIVLPAHFMTNAELNDDGTVAAKLGSLFFNNHGLQVADEEKFRKMVTENLPPQPNAHQQIRDINMGKVNPDLEEQREMEIGPNRCAVQ